The following are from one region of the Bradyrhizobium sediminis genome:
- the flgA gene encoding flagellar basal body P-ring formation chaperone FlgA, with protein sequence MFVRSLSLAIALLAAVSAAALGQTRDDAIATPVLRANVTVSGDLVRIGDVIDNAGPSAGIAIYRAPDLGMTGTLPVDRVLTALRAHQVIGVDTRDLREISVTRLARTLEGKDIELAVAHALERRNGLGEAANLGLTFDRDAGDVRLDAANSGALHPASVRYDARNGRFDVTLEISNDSGAAPVRLRFAGTVIETVEAAVLARGVERNEVLKASDVVIERRPKAEVGNDAARRDRAVGMQARRQLRAGQALRLADLAKPDLVQRDQSVTLIYQAAGLYLTIRGKALESGTEGDVVNVLNLQSKRTISGVVTGRGQVSITVATPRLPDTSDATSAVGAAPVAVAAANATAPVSPKAE encoded by the coding sequence ATGTTCGTCCGTTCGCTTTCCCTCGCCATCGCCCTGCTCGCCGCCGTGTCCGCGGCGGCATTGGGCCAGACCCGCGACGACGCCATCGCGACGCCGGTGCTGCGCGCCAATGTCACGGTATCGGGCGACCTGGTTCGGATCGGCGACGTCATCGACAACGCCGGCCCCTCGGCTGGAATCGCGATCTATCGCGCGCCGGATCTCGGCATGACAGGGACGCTGCCGGTCGACCGGGTGCTGACCGCGTTGCGCGCGCATCAGGTGATCGGCGTCGACACCCGCGACCTCAGGGAGATTTCCGTCACCCGGCTGGCGCGGACGCTGGAGGGCAAGGACATCGAGCTCGCCGTCGCCCATGCGCTGGAGCGCCGGAATGGCCTCGGCGAGGCCGCCAATCTCGGCCTGACCTTCGACCGCGACGCCGGCGATGTCAGGCTGGACGCCGCCAACAGCGGCGCGCTGCACCCCGCATCGGTGCGCTACGACGCGCGCAACGGCCGTTTCGACGTGACGCTCGAGATATCGAATGACAGCGGCGCCGCCCCGGTCAGGCTGCGCTTCGCCGGCACCGTGATCGAGACCGTCGAGGCCGCGGTGCTGGCGCGCGGCGTCGAGCGCAATGAAGTGCTGAAAGCCTCCGACGTGGTGATCGAGCGCCGGCCGAAGGCCGAGGTCGGCAACGACGCCGCCCGCCGCGACCGCGCGGTCGGCATGCAGGCGCGCAGGCAGTTGCGCGCCGGCCAGGCGCTGCGGCTGGCCGATCTCGCCAAGCCTGATCTGGTGCAGCGCGACCAGAGCGTCACTTTGATCTACCAAGCCGCCGGGCTCTATCTCACCATTCGCGGCAAGGCGCTGGAGAGCGGCACCGAAGGCGACGTCGTCAACGTGCTCAACCTGCAATCCAAGCGCACTATCTCCGGCGTCGTCACCGGCCGCGGCCAGGTCTCGATCACGGTCGCGACGCCCCGCCTGCCCGACACGTCAGACGCGACTTCCGCCGTCGGCGCAGCGCCGGTCGCGGTCGCCGCCGCCAACGCAACTGCACCCGTGTCTCCAAAAGCCGAGTAA
- the flgG gene encoding flagellar basal-body rod protein FlgG produces MRILYTAATGMAAQELNVQVISNNIANMRTTGYKKQRAAFQDLIYDHVRRVGAQASDQGTILPVGIDLGGGVKTVGTPRLMGQGSLLPTGNELDIAIRGEGFFKIQMPDGTYTYTRDGSFQMDAQGRVVTSQGNPVQPTITIPQSASGLTINSQGQVTVTLPGSTTPTTVGQIGLTRFINKAGLQPIGDNLFTDTPASGTPQDGIASTDGFGDMQQSNLEQANVDPVSEISDLIAAQRAYEMNAKVVSAADQMLQSTSNMFR; encoded by the coding sequence ATGCGCATTCTTTACACCGCAGCGACCGGAATGGCGGCACAGGAACTCAACGTTCAGGTGATCTCCAACAACATCGCGAACATGCGCACCACCGGCTACAAGAAGCAGCGCGCCGCGTTCCAGGATCTGATCTACGACCACGTCCGCCGGGTCGGCGCGCAGGCCTCCGACCAGGGCACCATCCTGCCGGTCGGCATCGACCTCGGCGGCGGCGTCAAGACGGTGGGCACGCCCCGGCTGATGGGCCAGGGCTCGCTGCTGCCGACCGGCAACGAACTCGACATCGCGATCCGCGGCGAAGGCTTCTTCAAGATCCAGATGCCCGACGGCACCTACACCTATACCCGCGACGGCTCATTCCAGATGGACGCGCAGGGCCGCGTCGTCACCTCGCAGGGCAATCCGGTGCAGCCGACGATCACGATACCGCAGAGCGCCTCCGGCCTGACCATCAACAGTCAGGGCCAGGTGACGGTGACGCTGCCGGGATCGACCACGCCGACCACCGTTGGCCAGATCGGGCTGACGCGGTTCATCAACAAGGCCGGCCTGCAGCCGATCGGCGACAATCTGTTCACGGACACCCCGGCCTCGGGCACGCCGCAGGACGGCATCGCCAGCACCGACGGCTTCGGCGACATGCAGCAGTCCAACCTCGAACAGGCCAATGTCGATCCGGTCTCCGAGATCTCCGACCTGATCGCGGCGCAGCGCGCCTACGAGATGAACGCCAAGGTCGTCAGCGCCGCCGACCAGATGCTGCAATCCACTTCCAATATGTTCCGCTGA
- the flgF gene encoding flagellar basal-body rod protein FlgF produces MENMLLIGLSRQMVLERQMDVVANNVANVNTSGFKADRSLFEEFLNSRAHEDNFIGRDRRVSYVQDRGTFKDFSQGPVEQTKNPLDVAIEGNGFLVVQTPAGERYTRDGGLQINNLGQLVNVSGYPVLGASGPIVIQQTDKEVTIAADGNITVVEGSNRIDSVRGKLRIVNFADAQKLVKEGSNLYSAGAGTAAQPDTVSRVRQGFIEKSNVNSVAEMSRMIEVTRTYTQISSMLQQQGDLRKSALDRLADVPA; encoded by the coding sequence ATGGAGAATATGCTTCTCATCGGACTATCGCGGCAGATGGTGCTGGAACGGCAGATGGATGTCGTCGCCAACAACGTCGCGAACGTCAACACGTCGGGCTTCAAGGCCGACCGCTCGCTGTTCGAGGAATTCCTCAACTCGCGCGCGCACGAAGACAATTTCATCGGACGCGACCGCCGCGTCAGCTATGTGCAGGACCGCGGCACCTTCAAGGACTTCTCGCAGGGACCGGTCGAGCAGACCAAGAACCCGCTCGATGTCGCGATCGAGGGTAACGGCTTCCTGGTGGTGCAGACCCCGGCCGGCGAGCGCTACACCCGCGACGGCGGACTGCAGATCAACAATCTGGGCCAGCTCGTCAACGTCTCGGGCTACCCGGTGCTCGGCGCCAGCGGCCCGATCGTGATTCAGCAGACCGACAAGGAAGTCACCATCGCCGCCGACGGCAACATCACGGTCGTCGAGGGCAGCAACCGGATCGACTCGGTGCGCGGCAAGCTGCGGATCGTCAACTTCGCGGATGCGCAGAAGCTGGTGAAGGAAGGTTCCAACCTCTATTCGGCGGGCGCCGGCACCGCGGCGCAGCCCGACACCGTTTCGAGGGTTCGCCAGGGCTTCATCGAAAAATCCAACGTCAATTCCGTGGCCGAGATGAGCCGCATGATCGAGGTGACGCGTACCTACACGCAGATCTCGTCCATGCTGCAGCAGCAGGGCGACCTGCGCAAATCCGCTCTCGACCGGCTCGCCGACGTTCCGGCGTAA
- the fliL gene encoding flagellar basal body-associated protein FliL encodes MADNDQMEGGADGVEAAAPAPKGKLKLIIAVVGLVAIIGGGAGAWFLFFKGGHGEEKHAEAAPAAKPAVFVDVPDMLVNLVGLPGERVQYLKVKVVLEIREEKQVEAIKPAMPRVTDIFQTYLRELRPADLNGSAGMFRLKEELTKRVNVAVAPNAVSAVLFKEIVVQ; translated from the coding sequence ATGGCAGACAACGATCAGATGGAAGGCGGCGCTGACGGCGTCGAAGCAGCGGCTCCCGCCCCGAAGGGCAAGCTCAAGCTGATCATCGCGGTCGTCGGCCTGGTCGCCATCATCGGCGGCGGCGCCGGGGCCTGGTTCCTCTTCTTCAAGGGCGGCCACGGCGAGGAAAAGCACGCCGAGGCGGCGCCGGCGGCGAAACCGGCTGTGTTCGTGGACGTGCCGGACATGCTGGTCAATCTGGTCGGGCTGCCCGGCGAGCGCGTGCAATACCTCAAGGTCAAGGTCGTGCTCGAGATCAGGGAAGAGAAGCAGGTCGAGGCGATCAAGCCGGCGATGCCGCGCGTCACCGACATCTTCCAGACCTACCTGCGCGAACTGCGGCCGGCCGATCTCAACGGCTCCGCCGGCATGTTTCGCCTCAAGGAAGAACTGACCAAGCGGGTCAATGTGGCGGTCGCGCCGAATGCGGTCAGCGCCGTGCTGTTCAAGGAAATCGTCGTCCAGTGA
- the fliM gene encoding flagellar motor switch protein FliM yields MAGNPLDDQDAIAAQWEASLDSEDPAEAAAAAAANEISGTMALQWAAMVEDGSRDFGGGKNGGERVLSQEEIDNLLGFSVGEVNLDDNSGIRAIIDSAMVSYERLPMLEIVFDRLVRLMTTSLRNFTSDNVEVSLDRITSVRFGDYMNSIPLPAVLSVFKAEEWENFGLATVDSSLIYSMIDVLLGGRRGQTSLRIEGRPYTTIETNLVKRLVEVVLADAEQAFRPLSPVKFTIDRLETNPRFAAISRPANAAILVRLRIDMEDRGGNIELLLPYATIEPIRAVLLQMFMGEKFGRDPIWEGHFATEVAQAQILVDAVLYEADIPLKQLMKLKVGDTLPLEMRADALVAVRCGSVTLTEGRMGRVGDRVAIRVTKQLRKPNTTFAMFEKADEQTKLMEAQ; encoded by the coding sequence ATGGCGGGCAACCCACTCGACGACCAGGACGCAATCGCAGCCCAATGGGAAGCGAGCCTGGATTCCGAGGATCCGGCGGAAGCCGCGGCCGCGGCCGCCGCCAACGAAATCTCCGGCACCATGGCGCTGCAATGGGCCGCCATGGTCGAAGACGGCAGCCGCGACTTCGGCGGCGGCAAGAACGGCGGCGAGCGCGTCCTGTCGCAGGAGGAAATCGACAACCTGCTCGGTTTCTCCGTCGGCGAAGTCAATCTCGACGACAATTCTGGCATTCGCGCCATCATCGATTCGGCGATGGTCTCCTACGAGCGTCTGCCGATGCTCGAAATCGTCTTCGACCGCCTGGTGCGGCTGATGACCACCTCCTTGCGCAACTTCACTTCCGACAACGTCGAAGTCTCGCTCGATCGCATCACCTCGGTGCGGTTCGGCGACTACATGAATTCGATCCCGCTGCCGGCGGTACTCAGCGTGTTCAAGGCCGAGGAGTGGGAGAATTTCGGCCTCGCCACGGTGGACTCGAGCCTGATCTATTCGATGATCGACGTTCTGCTCGGCGGCCGCCGCGGCCAGACCTCGCTGCGGATCGAGGGCCGGCCCTACACGACGATCGAAACCAATCTCGTCAAAAGGCTGGTCGAAGTCGTGCTGGCCGACGCCGAGCAGGCGTTCCGGCCGCTGTCGCCGGTCAAGTTCACGATCGACCGGCTGGAAACCAATCCGCGCTTCGCCGCCATCAGCCGGCCCGCCAATGCCGCGATCCTGGTGCGACTGCGCATCGACATGGAAGACCGCGGCGGCAATATCGAACTGCTGCTGCCTTACGCGACCATCGAACCGATCCGCGCCGTGCTGCTGCAGATGTTCATGGGCGAGAAATTCGGCCGTGATCCGATCTGGGAAGGACATTTCGCCACGGAAGTGGCGCAGGCGCAGATCTTGGTCGATGCCGTGCTCTATGAGGCCGATATCCCGCTCAAGCAGCTGATGAAGCTGAAGGTCGGCGACACCCTGCCGCTCGAAATGCGCGCCGACGCGCTGGTCGCGGTGCGTTGCGGCAGCGTCACCCTGACCGAAGGGCGGATGGGGCGCGTCGGCGATCGCGTCGCCATTCGCGTCACCAAACAGCTCCGCAAGCCGAATACCACCTTCGCGATGTTCGAGAAGGCCGATGAGCAAACCAAGTTGATGGAGGCCCAATGA
- a CDS encoding DUF6468 domain-containing protein, whose protein sequence is MSHSFGIVIESLVAVLLLLTIGYCMLLNTRLKRLKADEHSLKATIGELITATEIAERAIGGLKHTVRDVNENLGNQLTAAAQMSQQLKKHLAEGDNVIRRLSKIALAARPLSELEPAAPGAPRVSSAKAVAAAAQAFSERRRSDGLAA, encoded by the coding sequence ATGAGTCATTCATTTGGAATTGTGATCGAGAGCCTGGTGGCGGTGCTGCTGCTGCTGACGATCGGCTATTGCATGCTGCTGAACACCAGGCTGAAGCGGCTGAAGGCGGACGAGCATTCGCTGAAGGCGACGATCGGGGAACTGATCACCGCCACTGAAATCGCCGAGCGTGCCATCGGCGGCCTCAAACACACCGTTCGCGACGTCAACGAAAATCTCGGCAACCAGCTGACCGCGGCGGCCCAGATGTCGCAGCAGCTGAAGAAGCATCTCGCCGAAGGCGACAACGTCATCCGCCGGCTGTCCAAGATCGCGCTCGCTGCAAGGCCGTTGTCCGAATTGGAACCGGCGGCGCCGGGGGCTCCCAGGGTATCGTCGGCCAAGGCGGTTGCCGCGGCGGCGCAGGCGTTCTCCGAGCGCAGAAGGTCTGATGGCCTGGCGGCATGA
- a CDS encoding MotE family protein has product MKSFRDIRVIPVVLIAILGLAVLKVAGLVIDGGYVFDYQPQSTQKSWAQETLNFPLGSKSDPADITGSVAAKKEEAPKPAAAPPEVTKPDGVAARPEQSAPVSASERAILERLQQRRQELEARAREIDIRESLLKSAEKRIETKVEELKAVESRISIAAGQRSEADAARFKGIITMYEGMKPKDAAKVFDRLEMGVLFEIASQIAPRKMSDILGLMQPEAAERLTVELARRAGTDKSAAVTELPKIEGKMLQQKSN; this is encoded by the coding sequence ATGAAATCCTTCCGTGACATTCGCGTTATCCCGGTCGTCCTGATCGCGATCCTCGGCCTTGCCGTGCTGAAGGTCGCCGGGTTGGTGATCGATGGCGGTTACGTGTTCGACTATCAGCCGCAGAGCACCCAGAAATCCTGGGCGCAGGAAACCCTGAACTTTCCCCTCGGAAGCAAATCCGATCCCGCCGACATCACCGGTTCGGTCGCGGCGAAGAAGGAGGAGGCTCCCAAGCCCGCCGCCGCGCCGCCGGAAGTGACCAAGCCCGACGGCGTCGCGGCCCGTCCTGAGCAGAGCGCGCCGGTGTCGGCGTCGGAGCGCGCGATCCTCGAACGGCTGCAACAGCGCCGGCAGGAACTGGAGGCGCGCGCGAGAGAGATCGACATTCGCGAAAGCCTGCTCAAGTCAGCCGAAAAGCGGATCGAAACCAAGGTCGAGGAGCTGAAGGCGGTCGAATCGCGGATCAGCATCGCAGCCGGGCAAAGGAGCGAGGCCGACGCCGCCCGCTTCAAGGGCATCATCACCATGTATGAGGGCATGAAGCCGAAGGACGCCGCCAAGGTGTTCGACCGGCTCGAGATGGGCGTGCTGTTCGAAATCGCCTCGCAGATCGCGCCGCGCAAGATGTCCGATATCCTCGGCCTGATGCAGCCGGAAGCGGCCGAGCGGCTGACCGTCGAACTGGCGCGCCGCGCCGGAACGGACAAGTCCGCCGCCGTGACCGAACTGCCGAAAATCGAGGGCAAGATGCTGCAGCAAAAGTCCAATTAA